One genomic region from bacterium encodes:
- a CDS encoding sugar phosphate isomerase/epimerase encodes MFSRRNFFKSSALAMASGTLLIHEKAEAKAKLNGKTPLKLGLVTYNLAKDWDIDTLIKNCTETKFEAVELRTTHAHGVEPGLTAEQRREVRKKFADSPVKLASLGSVCEFDSPDPQALQQNIETCKEFVQLAADVGAEGVKVRPNHLHLDKGIPEETTLKQIGESLALVGSFA; translated from the coding sequence TTGTTCTCACGAAGAAATTTTTTTAAATCATCCGCCCTGGCCATGGCTTCGGGCACTCTGCTTATCCATGAAAAGGCGGAAGCCAAAGCCAAGCTGAACGGCAAAACGCCCTTGAAACTGGGATTGGTCACCTACAATCTGGCCAAAGACTGGGACATCGACACGCTGATTAAAAACTGCACAGAGACCAAATTTGAGGCTGTGGAGCTGCGCACCACCCATGCGCATGGCGTGGAGCCCGGCTTGACCGCAGAGCAGCGTCGTGAGGTGCGGAAAAAATTCGCCGACTCGCCGGTCAAGCTGGCCAGCCTGGGATCGGTGTGCGAATTCGATTCGCCGGATCCGCAGGCCCTGCAACAGAACATCGAAACCTGCAAAGAATTTGTGCAACTGGCGGCGGATGTGGGTGCCGAAGGGGTCAAGGTACGGCCCAATCATCTGCACCTGGATAAAGGCATTCCCGAGGAGACCACGCTCAAACAGATCGGCGAGTCCTTGGCCCTGGTGGGTTCTTTCGCCAA